The Camarhynchus parvulus chromosome 19, STF_HiC, whole genome shotgun sequence genomic sequence GCCTTCAAGAAATCTCCCTCCAACACTTCATCGAGTGTTCTGAAGAGAACCAGTAGGTAACATCCCTTGGGCACCTGGTGTTGTATGCATGTGTTCAGCCAGCTCTGGGTGGGGCAGGACAGTGCACTGTCCCtcaccctggccctgctccaggatGGAGGATGGTGAAggtgtgcccagcacaggctgcagggctctgtgtgtgtgtgtgtgcactgtgCAGGCTGGGAAGGGTGGCTTTGTGCTTGAAGGgatcatttttccccatttcctgaGTCACAGGCAGGGGCTAGGTCCTCTTCACCTCCCTCCCAGTGTGGCCCTGCTGTAGTGGCACAGCCCCCTTTTCAGGAGACCCAGGGGAGCCCGCTGGTGCCTGTATTCAGTCTCTTGGACTGATATCAGCATAGCTCAGTCAGTCTGGGGCCTTTCAATGGGGCTGACTCCTATGGGAAAGGAACAGAGGGTTGAGGCCAACCccctctctgggctggcagagctggttATCCCCCACGTGCCCTGGCCAGATGaatctccctcctgcccagggtcTTGTCCTGATGCCCAGGCTTTTGTTCTAACCCCctttgtgctgccccagctTGGCCCAGGGACTGCAGCGAGGTTCTGGCTGGCAGCCCCAGTGGTGTGTACATCATCCAGCCCACGGGGCTGCACCCCATCATGGTGTACTGTGAGATGAGCGGGGCAGACGGGGGCTGGACCGTCATCCAGAGGAACCGGCAGGACACGGACATCACCTGGGCCGAGTCCTGGAGCACCTACAAGCACGGCTTTGGCAATGTGCACACTGAGTTCTGGCTGGGCACCGAGTACATCCACCAGATCACCAGGCAGAAGATCTACCAGGTCAGGTTTGTCATCTGGGATGCTGCAAACAACATGAAGTTTGCAGACTACAACCTGTTCAGCCTGGATGATGAGTCCCAGGGCTACCGGCTGAGGCTGGGAGCGCACTCGGGGACAGCAGAGGATGCCATGGATTCAGACAATCCCAGGAAAGTGCACAACAACATGAAGTTCTCCACAAAGGATCGGGATCAGGACACTTACAGAGGGAACTGTGCCTCACGCTATGGGGGTGGGTGGTGGTACTCAGCATGTTACTCTGTGCAGCTGAACGTCAAGGGGGGGCTGACGTGGGGCAAGCTGTGCAAGGGGACCTGCAGAGCCTCGGCCATCCTCATCAAACCAACCCCATACCCCTAGAACTCCTTCCCCCCTCTGTCCACATGCAGCACATGGCCCAGccagtgccctgctggggcCCATTTGATGATGAGGCCTTGGGGGTGAATAGGGTTGCTCCTCGATATCAAGAATTGCTTTGTTTCCTCCTGTCCTGAAAAGTAGCAaagctgctggctctgtctCTGGCCATTCACCtgtggtgggttttgggggcaaTATTATTAGAGCTCATCTTTATAAACACTGCAGTCTCCAAGCATGTTCCTTCTGGagagagctctgtgctcagaaaCCTAAACCCCTCCTGATCAGCATGGCCTTAAGCTCTTTTTGCTTTGTGGGTAAgatgttttcagcagaaaagtATCCACCCTCACCAGCTAACCTGACCTAAGCTATACTGACCCTAGGGTAGGCCATGTCCACAACACATCGCTGCTGCAGTCCGTGTTCATCCTGCAGAATAAAATCACTTTCAGACCTGCACAGTGTCCTTCATTTATTTGGGAACTCCTTGCAACTGCTGCCTGTTTCCTGCCAGAAGAACACCTGAGGCTTCTGGTGCAGCAAGAAAAAGTCTtcaaaggaagattttttcaTACAACCCAATTAGAGACAAAACTTTCACTTATAGAAGAGGGTTGTATTTGATGGAGGGGATCTTCGAAGGAGAGAATGTAGCATCACacagccaacagcagcagagggtgTGAGGGAAGCACCAGGTCAGTTGCACCCTGCCAGCCATGACCTGGAAAGCCAGGCCAGTGTCATCCTGCCTCATTAACCCTGTGTGTACTGGGAGGGAACGCGGAGAGTGGAAAGGAACAACAGTACTGCAAGGCCACACAGCACCATGTGGCTGGTCTGTCTGGGCCAGTGTGAGAGCTGAGACAGCCTGACAGGGCAGGGATCCCAGAATTTCAAGATTCTGCATCAGCTTGGGTCTGTGTGAAAGTGCTCTGGTGTGGTGATAACCTTGTGATAACCTTGTGCACTGGACAGCTGGGCAGTGGACCCGGTACCTGTGGTGTgatgctgagcagagggaggatgtttggctgctgcactgctgtctGGCAGTGCTGAACAGAGCAGGTGTCTCACTGGCTGCACTCATAGATTCACAGAAtgttctgagttggaagggacccacagggatcattgGGTGCAACTATTCTCTTTCCAGCAGAGACCCAGGAATGCAGCTCAGCATCACTCAGGGCTGCCAGCTGGCTGGAATGTTGTTTACCAGGAGCCCCAAGCCTTTGTCCAGCCTCTCCCCTCTGTTAGGTTGTGcatccaggctggagcaccaaTGCCTTTTTAAGCCAGCAGCCACATCTCTTAGTCCAGaagtgctgctctcagctcagctccagctgggaagcCTTTCTCAGCCAGCTGCACCCTCATatctctctccatcttcccACAAAGCAGTGCTGCCCACCTGCAGGTGCCTCCAAGGCTGCCAAAGAATGTTCCTTGGGAACTCGACAGCTCCTCAGGAACAATGCACTGCCAAAGCTCCGGGACCTTGGTCACAGAGCTTGGCTCCAGAGTCCAATGGTGTTCAGCAttccgagccacaaaccttcCTTGAACTCAGTTTCCTTCCACAAAGGGAGGAGAGAACCTTCCTTGAGCTCAGCTTTCCTTCcacagagggaggagagaacCTTCCTTGAGCTCAGCTTTCCTTCCacagaaggaggagaggagctgtgggttCTTTCAGGCCCCAAGTTCAAAATTCCCTGCATCACAAGGGAACTTCATAGACACATTccctgtctgcagcagggaatgaTGGAACTGACTGACCCACATCACTCACACCCTCAGGGAGTCCACTGCCCTCTCCACACTCCAGGCTGTGGTGGTTTCTTCTCTTTACCAGGACAGAGCAACCACCCAGCCATGAACAGAGGCAAACTGTGAGTGAGTGTTGTGCAtgagcagggctttgctggCCCTGTTGGCTAATTGTAGCCTTACAGCCACAGTCCAGGCTGGAACAAGCCATTGAAAGGAATATTGCTTAAGACACTTACTTTCCCCCAAGTCTGCCACCCTGAAGAGTAGACAGAGTGATCCCCCcacagctgtgtgcaggcagaCATGAGGCAGCACAGTCTGGCTCCAGGGTTTATTGCAGCTGATTCCTCCCACCATGGatagcagagctgtggggtgtgcagggctcagggagggagcagggcctgggcaaAGCAGGGGTCACCGACTGCAGGGGAAGGGAGCTGGCACCatgtccccctccccaggatGGGAGCGGGTgcacccaccccaaaccagtgcctgtgccccagtgccagccagcaTCATGGCACTGGACAAAGCTGCCCGCATGCCCAGCGCTCCGGGTGATGGCTcctgagccccagagctgctgtgttttggctggtgagggaacaggagctgtgggcagagcaggatgtgCGCTGGTACTGGCATGGGAATGGGGCACTGAGCTGGGGATGGTGGCACCCCCACGCTCCCGGGGGGCTGGGCATGGTCAACACACATCTGTGGGTTTGACCAGGATGAGGGAGGATGCACAGTCACCTTTATCACAGAATCCTGGCCAAACAATGTAGTTTTTGGCATTGAGCAGGACGTTCTGGCACCTGTTGTACCACCACCCCCCGTAGCTCTTGGCGCAGTTCCCGCTGTACTGGTCCTGGTCCTTGTCGACTGTGCTGAACTTCATGTTGTCATGAATGCCCCCCTTCTTGGGGTGGTAGAGGGTCAGGTAGTCATCCCCATCTCCAGAgtgcctgcccagcctcagGGGGTACCCGCTGGCCTCGTTCTCCACTCTGAAGATGTCGTACTCGGCGTAGTGGGTGACGTTGGCTTTGTCCCGCACCACGAAGCGCACCTTGTATGTGCCCTGCTGCGTCAGCAGGTGCAGGTACTCGGTGCCCAGCCAGTAATCGCTGTGCACGTTCCCAAAGCCGTACTTGTAGGTGGTCCAGGATTGCTTCCACGTGAGCTCAGTGTCGTGGGAGTTTCTCTGCACCACGGTCCAGCCCTTGCCCTCGGTGTCCATGTCGCACCAGACCACGCGCGGGGGGGACCGGGCAGGCTGGATCACGTACACCCCGCTGGGGCTGCCCTTGCGGAGGCGGCTGCAGTCCGGGGGGAaccctgaggctgcagcagcaaacacaggtgGGGGGAGAGAGAAGATCTGTTGTTGTgttgtgatttcagggtttGCCTCGGAACCTCCGTTGTCAGTCCCCCCCAATTCCCCAGGGCGGTATTGGCAACAAAgccctctacccctgggggCACTGGCCCCAGGtgtcctctcccttccccctccacaccgtctgtcagtcctggcattccaggGCCTGGTATTGGCAGatccaaaggatgccctctacccctggggggcattggccatccaggtgtcctttgtcctttgtccctcccctcctgtccctgcttggtggctccctgccccttccctgcccctctcccccggggttcaaaggagcagcagccacgggctcaggAGTTttgttggagctggtgctgcattcagaggcctgtgggccaggaatgaagctctggatccaaaccctccatcagaaccgact encodes the following:
- the LOC115911661 gene encoding fibrinogen-like protein 1-like protein, which produces MAQSLLLLASLLILSSPGHCVHTQSLNAFKKSPSNTSSSVLKRTTWPRDCSEVLAGSPSGVYIIQPTGLHPIMVYCEMSGADGGWTVIQRNRQDTDITWAESWSTYKHGFGNVHTEFWLGTEYIHQITRQKIYQVRFVIWDAANNMKFADYNLFSLDDESQGYRLRLGAHSGTAEDAMDSDNPRKVHNNMKFSTKDRDQDTYRGNCASRYGGGWWYSACYSVQLNVKGGLTWGKLCKGTCRASAILIKPTPYP
- the LOC115911759 gene encoding fibrinogen-like protein 1-like protein; this encodes MGLQAGTPWLHRDLVLLPLLGAMLLLCASAGPAAPTAGPRSASGFPPDCSRLRKGSPSGVYVIQPARSPPRVVWCDMDTEGKGWTVVQRNSHDTELTWKQSWTTYKYGFGNVHSDYWLGTEYLHLLTQQGTYKVRFVVRDKANVTHYAEYDIFRVENEASGYPLRLGRHSGDGDDYLTLYHPKKGGIHDNMKFSTVDKDQDQYSGNCAKSYGGWWYNRCQNVLLNAKNYIVWPGFCDKGDCASSLILVKPTDVC